The Sorangiineae bacterium MSr11954 DNA segment CCTCAACTCGGGCTCGTGCGGAGCGTACGCGTTCAACCACGATCCCGACACGCTCTCCGGCGTGCACTCGTACCGTCAGCCTTCGCTCTACTTCCCCACCCCGGGCGGCAGCTTCGCGGGGGAGAGCCTCCCCGGAGAGATGACCTGGGCGCGGGCCTACATCAAAGACGACGTGCTCTGGATGGACGTGGGTCGCGGCGAGGTGGTGAAGCTGCCCCCGGCCGTGCGCGACGCCTGGTGGGAGGGGACCACGCGGCAGTGGCCCTTCATGGCGGCCGACATGGGCATCTCGCAAGAGACCTTGATGGCGCACTACCTCTCGAACCACGTGGCGGTGGCCTACGGCGACATCTTCGACGAGATGGTGGCGCTCTCGCAGGAGCTCGGCTTTCGCGTGCGCATCCTGACGGGAGCCTGAGCCATGAGCAGCACCGATTCGGATCGGAAGTGCTACCTCGGCATCGACGTCGGCACCGGTAGCGCGCGCGCCGCGCTCTTCGATGCCCGCGGCACCATGCTCGGGATGGGGACCAGCCCCATCGAGATGTTTCGCCCGGCGGAGGACTTCGTCGAGCAGTCCTCGGAGGACATCTGGCGCGCGTGCGGCGAGGCCGTTCGCAAGGCGCTGGCCGAAGGAAAGATCGCGCCCTCGCAGGTCCGCGGCATCGGCTTCGACGCCACGTGCTCGATGGCGGTCCTCGGCGAGAACGACGAGCCGGTGAGCGTGAGCCCTACGGGGCGCGATGCGCAGAACGTCATCGTGTGGATGGATCATCGCGCGGTGGAGCAAGCGGGGAGGATCAACGCGCAGGGCCACGAGGTGCTGCGCTATGTGGGCGGGGTCATCTCGCCGGAAATGCAGACGCCCAAGCTCCTCTGGCTGGCGGAGCACGCGCCGCAGACCTGGAAGCGGGCGGCGCGCTTTCTGGACTTACCCGACTATCTGACCTACCGCGCCACCGGAAACGATACGCGCTCGCTCTGCACCACCACGTGCAAGTGGACGTACGTCGCGCGCAACGGGGGCTGGGACGCGGAGTATTTCCGGAGCATCGGGCTCGGTGCGTTGGTGGACGAGGGGTATGCGCGCATCGGCACGCGGGTGCGGCCGATGGGCGAGTTCGTGGGGGTGCTCACCGAGGGGGCGGCGAACGATCTGGGGCTCTTGCCCGGCACCCCGGTGGGCGTGGGCATCATCGATGCGCACGCGGGGGGGCTCGGAACCCTGGGGATGGCCATCGACGGCGCCGTCCCCGATGAGGCCGAATTGCAAACGCGGCTGGCGCTCATCGGTGGGACCTCGAGCTGCCATATGGCCGTATCGCGCGAGGCGCGCTTCGTCCAAGGCGTGTGGGGGCCGTACGAATCGGCGATGGTGCCGGGCCTTTGGCTCAGCGAAGGTGGACAATCGGCCACCGGCGCGCTCATC contains these protein-coding regions:
- a CDS encoding FGGY-family carbohydrate kinase, producing MSSTDSDRKCYLGIDVGTGSARAALFDARGTMLGMGTSPIEMFRPAEDFVEQSSEDIWRACGEAVRKALAEGKIAPSQVRGIGFDATCSMAVLGENDEPVSVSPTGRDAQNVIVWMDHRAVEQAGRINAQGHEVLRYVGGVISPEMQTPKLLWLAEHAPQTWKRAARFLDLPDYLTYRATGNDTRSLCTTTCKWTYVARNGGWDAEYFRSIGLGALVDEGYARIGTRVRPMGEFVGVLTEGAANDLGLLPGTPVGVGIIDAHAGGLGTLGMAIDGAVPDEAELQTRLALIGGTSSCHMAVSREARFVQGVWGPYESAMVPGLWLSEGGQSATGALIDFTIGSHARAAELREEGNRRGVRIETLLGERLASLADAHKLEFTGELVRDLHVLPDHHGNRSPRADPTARGMVSGLKLDDGADSLARLYLATIQGIAYGTRHIIDAMSQSGYAIRTLVACGGGTKNPIFLREHADATQCNVVLPKEPEAVLLGAAILGAVSSGDHRSIVSAMGAMSGAGTVITPSKKGGVRDFHDRKYQVFLAMYKHQMHYRSLMSGAPA